A section of the Metabacillus endolithicus genome encodes:
- a CDS encoding fumarylacetoacetate hydrolase family protein, with product MKFVTFYDPNGNMRAGYLENNIVIDLNLASDWNLPNSILELIKHQQKYLPIVQTLVSDKDVPSYKLEEIRLAPPLPNPTSFRDFVAFETHVKNATKRNGDTVAPEWYEMPIFYFSNPHSMKGHGEDVKRPAKCVRLDYELELACVIGKEGSNIKASEAEDYIFGYTILNDWSARDLQMKEMKVLLGPAKGKDFATSIGPYILTKDELDSYKVGNVFDLEMTASVNGEVLSKGNFKDIFYSFGDMIERASEEVTLYPGDIIGSGTVGFGCLMELGTDVHPWLEPGDEVELKITGLGSLKNKII from the coding sequence ATGAAGTTTGTGACATTTTATGACCCGAATGGAAACATGCGCGCAGGTTATCTAGAAAATAATATAGTTATTGATTTAAATCTTGCATCTGATTGGAACTTACCTAATTCAATATTAGAATTAATTAAACACCAACAAAAATATCTTCCTATTGTACAAACGCTTGTTAGTGATAAAGATGTTCCATCCTATAAATTAGAAGAGATACGTCTTGCTCCACCATTACCAAATCCAACGAGCTTCCGTGACTTTGTTGCCTTCGAAACTCATGTCAAAAACGCAACAAAGCGAAATGGAGACACGGTGGCGCCTGAATGGTATGAAATGCCGATTTTTTATTTTTCAAATCCGCATTCGATGAAAGGGCATGGTGAAGATGTTAAACGTCCTGCTAAATGTGTAAGACTTGATTATGAGCTTGAGCTTGCATGTGTAATAGGAAAAGAAGGAAGTAACATTAAAGCTAGCGAGGCTGAAGATTATATTTTTGGCTATACCATCCTAAATGATTGGTCTGCACGAGATCTTCAAATGAAAGAAATGAAGGTGCTTTTAGGACCTGCAAAAGGAAAGGATTTCGCAACGTCTATTGGACCTTATATTTTAACAAAAGATGAACTAGATTCGTATAAAGTCGGGAATGTCTTTGACCTGGAAATGACGGCATCAGTAAATGGTGAGGTTCTCTCGAAGGGGAATTTTAAAGATATATTCTATAGTTTTGGAGACATGATTGAACGAGCATCAGAGGAAGTAACCTTGTATCCAGGCGATATCATTGGGTCAGGAACGGTCGGGTTTGGTTGCCTAATGGAGCTTGGTACAGATGTTCATCCATGGTTAGAGCCGGGAGATGAAGTGGAACTAAAGATAACTGGACTCGGTTCTCTAAAAAATAAGATTATCTAA